A window from Lachnoanaerobaculum umeaense encodes these proteins:
- a CDS encoding MptD family putative ECF transporter S component has protein sequence MKEQKLKIKDLVTIGVFAVIYFVVTFAVGMIGVIPILFLIYPTILGIVSGTVVMLFMAKVQKPWALFIFGMLSPLIMLVGGHTYVIVLHAFAVMIIAELIRRIGHYNSFKYNMLSFAIFNTWICGSLMQMLWAREKYIELSMMMGKEYVDILIKLITYQHMALVYLGAIIGGLIGANIGRILLKKHFIKAGIV, from the coding sequence ATGAAAGAGCAAAAGCTGAAAATAAAGGATCTGGTGACTATAGGTGTATTTGCTGTTATATATTTTGTAGTTACTTTTGCCGTTGGAATGATTGGAGTTATTCCGATTTTGTTCCTGATATATCCTACAATACTGGGAATTGTAAGCGGAACTGTTGTTATGTTATTTATGGCTAAAGTACAAAAACCTTGGGCATTGTTTATTTTCGGAATGCTGTCACCTCTTATTATGCTTGTGGGAGGCCATACCTATGTAATTGTACTTCATGCATTTGCAGTAATGATTATAGCCGAGTTGATAAGAAGAATCGGTCATTATAATTCATTTAAATACAATATGCTTTCATTCGCAATATTTAATACTTGGATTTGCGGTTCACTTATGCAAATGTTATGGGCAAGGGAGAAATACATTGAGTTATCTATGATGATGGGCAAGGAGTATGTAGATATTTTGATAAAACTTATTACTTATCAGCATATGGCTTTGGTTTATCTTGGTGCTATAATCGGAGGACTTATAGGAGCAAATATCGGAAGAATATTACTAAAAAAACATTTTATAAAAGCAGGTATAGTTTGA
- a CDS encoding aldehyde dehydrogenase family protein: MEKKVELKEIINKQRDFFNTNATKSVKYRIKILQRLKEAIRNNEVAILSALYKDLLKSKAEAYMSELAIVYAEINEALKNVRKWSRPEKVKGTISTFPAKNYIYSEPYGVVLIISPWNYPFNLAIAPLIAAIAAGNTAIIKCSKESVYTSKVIKYIINKAFSSNYIFCVDEDIDYDELLNQRYDYIFFTGSQRVGKIVMNIASNKLIPISLELGGKSPCIIDETADIKLAARRVLWGKLLNAGQTCVSVDYVLIHSSVKDRFIKYLQKELKKRYPNALNNDTYPRIINEYHYKRLMNLIKSEENIIGGRGDDVVHRLEPTILPDVDFDHEIMKEEIFGPLLPIIEYDDINNVIRIIKEHEKPLACYVFTRDEDTAKHIINSISYGGGCINDVILQVSNHYMPFGGVGSSGVGSYHGKFGFDTFSHKKSIVWSKTMIDLPIRYAPFNQLKFRILKKILESFSD, translated from the coding sequence ATGGAGAAAAAAGTAGAATTAAAAGAAATTATAAATAAACAAAGAGATTTCTTTAACACAAATGCAACTAAATCAGTCAAATATAGAATTAAGATATTGCAAAGGTTGAAAGAGGCAATTAGGAACAATGAGGTAGCAATCCTTTCCGCTCTATATAAGGATCTTTTAAAGTCTAAGGCTGAGGCATATATGAGTGAACTGGCAATAGTTTATGCGGAGATAAATGAGGCTTTAAAAAATGTAAGAAAGTGGAGCAGACCGGAGAAGGTAAAAGGAACTATATCTACATTTCCGGCAAAGAATTATATATACTCTGAGCCTTATGGAGTGGTGCTTATTATATCACCTTGGAATTACCCATTCAATTTGGCGATAGCACCGTTGATAGCGGCAATAGCGGCAGGAAATACCGCAATAATCAAATGCTCAAAAGAGAGTGTTTATACTTCAAAAGTCATCAAATATATTATAAATAAAGCGTTTAGTTCAAACTATATTTTCTGTGTGGATGAAGATATAGATTATGATGAGCTTCTGAATCAAAGATATGATTATATATTCTTTACAGGAAGTCAAAGAGTAGGAAAGATTGTAATGAATATAGCGAGCAATAAGCTTATACCGATTTCTTTGGAGCTTGGTGGAAAGAGCCCTTGTATTATAGATGAGACTGCAGATATAAAACTTGCTGCAAGGCGAGTACTGTGGGGGAAACTGCTTAATGCCGGACAGACCTGTGTGTCTGTTGATTATGTGTTAATACATAGCAGTGTTAAGGACAGATTTATAAAGTATTTGCAGAAAGAACTAAAGAAAAGATATCCTAATGCATTAAATAATGATACTTATCCAAGAATAATAAATGAGTATCATTATAAAAGACTGATGAATCTAATAAAATCAGAGGAGAATATAATAGGTGGCAGAGGTGATGATGTAGTTCATAGATTAGAGCCTACTATTTTACCTGATGTGGATTTTGACCATGAGATTATGAAAGAGGAGATATTCGGGCCACTGCTTCCAATCATAGAATATGACGATATCAATAATGTAATACGGATAATAAAAGAACATGAGAAGCCTTTGGCATGCTATGTATTTACAAGGGATGAAGATACAGCAAAGCATATTATAAATAGCATTTCATACGGTGGTGGATGCATAAATGATGTTATACTGCAAGTATCAAATCATTATATGCCATTTGGAGGAGTAGGAAGTAGTGGAGTGGGTTCGTATCATGGGAAGTTCGGATTCGATACATTCAGCCATAAAAAGAGTATTGTTTGGAGTAAAACAATGATTGATTTACCCATCAGGTATGCACCATTTAACCAACTAAAATTTAGAATATTGAAGAAAATATTAGAATCATTTAGTGATTGA
- a CDS encoding DUF6440 family protein, which produces MDRFKKVYRQGVLEVLEVWVDTETGVNYLFKANGYAGGLTALLDKDGKPVITYNGKEEL; this is translated from the coding sequence ATGGATCGTTTCAAGAAAGTTTATAGACAGGGAGTATTAGAAGTACTTGAAGTCTGGGTTGATACGGAGACAGGTGTAAACTATTTGTTTAAGGCAAACGGATATGCAGGAGGTCTGACAGCTTTACTGGATAAAGACGGAAAGCCTGTAATCACATACAATGGTAAAGAAGAATTGTAA
- a CDS encoding energy-coupling factor transporter transmembrane component T family protein, which produces MYYINDKRLNPNPITKFFVVVLLGFTVVHSINQYLEIAAVLVISIMYLINGFRREAIKNILVFGVLFFVPSFSALAKLPIFILMMLSLFALCRMFYLPFAAGEFMIKTSDVGSIISSMDALKIPKEVSVPIAVMFRFFPSFAEEKNNIMMAMRIRGVETKNPVKYLEYIAVPLLIISSNIADDIAKAAETKCIANPVKKTRYIKVKIHLIDFIYALTMTIIVVGGLICLH; this is translated from the coding sequence ATGTATTACATCAATGACAAAAGACTAAATCCAAATCCTATAACCAAGTTTTTTGTTGTAGTGTTACTTGGGTTTACTGTAGTACATTCTATAAATCAATATTTGGAAATAGCTGCTGTATTAGTGATATCTATTATGTACCTTATTAATGGATTTAGAAGAGAGGCAATAAAAAATATACTGGTATTTGGCGTATTGTTCTTTGTACCGAGTTTTAGTGCTTTGGCAAAGCTTCCCATATTTATACTGATGATGCTTTCATTATTTGCCCTATGTCGTATGTTTTATCTTCCATTTGCAGCAGGTGAATTTATGATTAAGACTTCTGATGTCGGAAGTATTATCTCATCAATGGATGCTTTAAAAATACCAAAGGAAGTTTCTGTACCTATAGCCGTAATGTTCAGGTTCTTCCCTTCATTTGCCGAGGAGAAAAATAACATTATGATGGCAATGAGAATAAGGGGAGTAGAAACAAAAAATCCTGTTAAATATCTTGAATATATTGCTGTACCCCTGCTTATTATTTCATCAAATATTGCAGATGATATTGCAAAGGCTGCGGAAACAAAATGCATTGCCAATCCTGTAAAGAAAACAAGGTACATAAAAGTAAAAATTCATTTGATCGATTTTATTTATGCTTTAACAATGACAATTATAGTGGTAGGAGGTCTTATATGCTTACATTAG
- a CDS encoding lactate utilization protein codes for MNENLKKRNEILTDTVIKGLKSRNMTGYYAKDKGEALKIALELIPENSNIAMGGCMSANEIGLISALEQGNYNYMDRAKMEPREALLAAYDADIFLSSANAMTDDGVLVNIDGNANRVSCIAQGPKKVIFIVGINKICSDIDSAMKRARNVAATANTQRFDIKTPCKITGKCSDCKSPDTICCQFLITRYSRHGGRIHVILVNDNLGF; via the coding sequence ATGAACGAGAACTTAAAAAAGAGAAATGAAATATTGACAGATACTGTGATCAAAGGTTTGAAATCCAGAAATATGACAGGGTACTATGCAAAGGATAAGGGAGAGGCACTTAAGATTGCTCTTGAACTTATACCGGAAAATAGCAATATTGCTATGGGCGGTTGTATGAGTGCAAACGAGATTGGTTTAATTTCTGCACTTGAGCAGGGTAATTATAATTATATGGACAGGGCTAAGATGGAACCTAGAGAGGCACTGCTTGCAGCTTATGATGCAGATATATTTCTTTCAAGTGCGAATGCTATGACAGATGATGGAGTACTTGTAAATATTGACGGTAATGCTAACCGTGTATCCTGTATAGCACAGGGACCTAAAAAGGTTATATTTATAGTAGGAATCAATAAGATATGTTCGGATATAGATAGTGCTATGAAGCGTGCCAGAAATGTAGCAGCTACCGCAAATACACAGAGATTTGATATAAAGACTCCTTGCAAGATTACAGGAAAATGCTCAGACTGTAAATCACCGGATACTATCTGTTGTCAGTTTCTGATTACCAGATATTCAAGACATGGAGGAAGAATACACGTGATTTTGGTGAATGATAATCTTGGATTCTAA
- a CDS encoding ABC transporter ATP-binding protein encodes MKNYYKKRYALSEQGAKNLTKATIYCFLTYCINLGPMFILMGLINQLVLGNVSSTLQYIVMAILTLVFMYILLSEEYVSLYNSTYKESANLRKGIAENLAQLPLAYFSKHDLSDLSQTIMSDVERVEHSMSHSIPKVVAMWLFFPLMGLIMLIGNWKLGLAAIIPTLLSFMINPLAKQKEVSEYSRYFNVLRDNSELFQETIELQQEISSFNQADKVKKNLYKKMEESERIHLNVEIVPMLAVGISSSLSYISLAVVLAVGIQLLIHNEISLLYLIGYLIGAIKVKELFDVSREGMTEMSYIEPAIVRIKEIKNAALQEGKDTDLSSYDIEFKNVSFAYNKDAKVLKDVSFTAKQGEVTALVGISGSGKTSVLRLISRLYDYDTGSILIDGKDIKNISTESLFKNVSIVFQDVTLFNTSIMENIRLGRESATDEEVKEAARLANCMDFIEKLPDGFNTLIGENGAELSGGERQRISIARAFLKDAPVLILDEISASLDVDNEKKIQDSLNKLIKDKTVIIISHRLKSIENVNKIVVIDEGVVETSGNHDELIKDSKVYKNLIEKTKLAEAFNY; translated from the coding sequence ATGAAAAACTACTATAAGAAAAGATATGCTCTCTCAGAACAGGGTGCAAAAAATCTTACAAAAGCAACGATATATTGTTTTTTGACATATTGTATCAACCTTGGTCCGATGTTTATTTTAATGGGACTTATTAATCAGTTGGTCTTGGGAAATGTATCAAGCACCTTGCAGTATATTGTTATGGCAATACTTACTCTTGTTTTTATGTATATTTTATTATCAGAAGAATATGTAAGCCTTTATAATTCCACCTATAAAGAATCGGCAAATTTGAGAAAGGGAATAGCAGAGAATCTGGCACAGCTTCCGCTGGCTTATTTTTCAAAGCACGATCTTTCCGACCTTTCACAAACGATAATGTCTGATGTGGAAAGGGTAGAGCATTCTATGAGCCATTCCATACCCAAGGTTGTGGCTATGTGGTTATTCTTCCCTCTGATGGGACTTATTATGCTTATTGGAAACTGGAAGCTTGGACTTGCAGCAATTATTCCCACTCTTTTAAGCTTTATGATCAATCCTTTGGCAAAACAGAAGGAAGTTTCAGAGTACAGCAGGTACTTTAATGTGTTAAGAGATAATTCAGAGCTTTTTCAAGAAACAATAGAGTTACAACAAGAGATAAGCAGCTTTAATCAAGCCGACAAGGTGAAGAAAAACCTGTATAAAAAAATGGAGGAGAGCGAGAGGATACATCTTAATGTAGAGATAGTTCCAATGCTGGCGGTAGGTATATCTTCATCTCTCTCATATATAAGCCTTGCAGTAGTATTGGCTGTCGGAATACAGTTACTTATTCACAATGAGATCAGCCTCTTATATCTGATAGGATACCTGATAGGAGCAATAAAGGTTAAAGAACTTTTTGATGTTTCAAGGGAAGGAATGACCGAAATGTCATATATTGAACCTGCAATTGTAAGAATAAAGGAGATAAAAAATGCAGCGCTTCAAGAGGGTAAAGATACAGACCTTTCAAGCTACGATATAGAATTTAAAAACGTTTCATTTGCTTATAATAAAGATGCAAAGGTATTAAAAGATGTGAGTTTTACGGCAAAGCAGGGTGAGGTTACAGCTTTGGTAGGTATATCGGGTTCCGGTAAAACTTCCGTACTAAGACTTATATCAAGGCTGTATGACTATGATACCGGAAGTATCTTAATAGACGGAAAGGATATCAAAAATATATCTACAGAATCATTGTTTAAGAATGTCTCAATAGTATTTCAGGATGTGACCTTGTTTAATACAAGCATTATGGAAAATATTCGTTTAGGCAGGGAGAGTGCAACAGATGAGGAAGTAAAGGAAGCGGCTAGGCTTGCAAACTGTATGGACTTTATCGAAAAATTGCCGGATGGATTTAATACTCTGATTGGAGAAAATGGTGCTGAATTATCAGGTGGAGAAAGACAGAGAATTTCTATTGCAAGAGCATTTCTAAAGGATGCACCTGTTTTGATATTGGATGAGATATCGGCAAGCCTTGATGTGGACAATGAAAAGAAGATACAGGACAGTTTAAATAAGCTTATCAAGGACAAAACGGTTATTATTATTTCTCACAGATTAAAATCAATAGAAAATGTTAATAAGATTGTGGTAATAGATGAGGGAGTTGTTGAGACATCAGGAAATCATGATGAGCTTATAAAAGATTCAAAGGTATATAAAAACTTGATCGAAAAGACAAAATTAGCGGAAGCATTTAATTATTAG
- a CDS encoding SulP family inorganic anion transporter encodes MDFSYIRPKFFEALKGYNGEQFVKDLISGIIVAIIAMPLSIALAIASGVNPEQGLYTAVVAGFFISFLGGSIVQIGGPTAAFVIIIYGIVAQYGIAGLTVATIMAGFMLILMGIFRLGDLIKFIPKTITVGFTFGIAVSIVAGQIKDFFGLDMGAVPAEFVEKMIALFKNFHTLNIATFLVGLLALLIQIFWPKVSKKIPGSLIAIIVTTLIVKFGNLPVKTIGDLYTIRAGLPKFGIPDISPELISLMVSPAFTIAILAAIESLLSCVVSDTMTGSHHSPNAELIGQGVGNIMSALFGGIPATGAIARTAANVKNGGRTPIAGMIHAITLMLILLFLMPYASLIPMSCLAAILIIVGYNMSGWKNVVHIIKIAPKSDIAVLLITLFLTVLFDLVMAIKFGMILAAFLFLKRMSDIANVRQWVDKSDLDEYALNSDFKAVPKNTIVYEIFGALFFGATKDLLNIAHEDEKNVLVLRMRNVPVMDISGLEALEELLGICKKRNMTLILSHVNEQPIKVMGKAGFIEKLGKDNFCENIDRALERAKTLDK; translated from the coding sequence GTGGACTTCAGTTATATAAGACCTAAGTTTTTTGAAGCATTAAAAGGTTACAACGGAGAGCAGTTTGTAAAGGATTTGATTTCAGGTATCATAGTTGCAATTATTGCAATGCCGCTTTCAATAGCGCTTGCAATTGCATCAGGTGTAAATCCGGAACAGGGGCTGTATACAGCGGTGGTTGCAGGATTTTTTATTTCATTTCTGGGTGGAAGTATAGTGCAGATAGGTGGACCGACCGCTGCCTTCGTTATAATAATCTATGGTATAGTGGCTCAGTATGGAATAGCAGGGCTTACAGTTGCCACCATAATGGCAGGATTTATGCTGATACTTATGGGAATCTTTAGACTTGGAGATTTAATAAAGTTTATACCAAAGACTATTACGGTAGGATTCACATTCGGAATTGCTGTAAGCATAGTGGCAGGACAGATAAAAGATTTTTTCGGACTTGATATGGGAGCGGTGCCGGCGGAATTTGTGGAGAAGATGATTGCTCTTTTTAAGAATTTTCACACATTAAATATCGCAACTTTTTTAGTAGGTCTTTTGGCATTGCTTATTCAGATATTTTGGCCGAAGGTATCTAAGAAGATTCCGGGATCTTTGATTGCAATTATAGTTACAACTCTAATTGTAAAGTTTGGAAACCTTCCTGTAAAAACTATAGGGGACTTATATACTATAAGGGCAGGACTCCCAAAGTTTGGTATACCGGATATATCACCTGAGCTTATATCTTTGATGGTTTCACCGGCATTTACCATAGCGATATTGGCTGCTATAGAATCTCTCTTATCATGCGTGGTTTCAGATACAATGACAGGGAGTCATCACAGTCCGAATGCAGAGCTTATAGGACAGGGAGTTGGCAATATAATGTCGGCACTCTTTGGTGGAATACCTGCTACCGGTGCTATTGCAAGAACTGCCGCAAATGTTAAAAATGGCGGAAGAACACCTATTGCAGGTATGATTCATGCAATTACACTTATGCTTATATTGTTATTCTTGATGCCATATGCATCACTTATTCCTATGAGTTGTCTGGCGGCCATTCTTATTATAGTCGGCTACAATATGAGCGGATGGAAAAATGTGGTACACATAATAAAAATAGCACCTAAAAGTGATATTGCGGTTTTATTGATTACTTTATTTTTAACGGTACTTTTTGACCTGGTAATGGCTATAAAATTTGGTATGATTCTTGCGGCATTTCTTTTCCTAAAGCGTATGTCAGATATTGCAAATGTAAGGCAATGGGTGGATAAATCAGACTTAGATGAGTATGCACTAAATTCCGACTTTAAGGCTGTACCTAAAAATACAATAGTTTATGAGATTTTTGGAGCATTATTTTTTGGTGCTACAAAAGATTTACTTAATATAGCACATGAAGATGAAAAAAATGTACTGGTTCTTCGTATGAGAAATGTACCGGTAATGGATATTTCAGGACTTGAAGCTTTGGAAGAATTGCTTGGAATCTGTAAAAAAAGAAATATGACTTTGATATTATCTCATGTAAATGAACAACCTATAAAGGTTATGGGAAAGGCAGGGTTTATCGAAAAGTTAGGTAAAGATAATTTTTGTGAGAATATAGATAGAGCACTTGAACGAGCTAAAACTCTGGATAAGTAA
- a CDS encoding MptD family putative ECF transporter S component translates to MKEQKLKIKDLVTIGVFAVIYVVIIFALGMIGFLPVLYLVYPALLGIVSGTVIMLFMAKVQKPWAVLILGMLTSVFMMVEGNTYLLIIHSFVVMLIAELIRRVGNYNSFKYNMLSFAIFNTWICGSLMQMLWAREKYIEIAMVMGEDYVNALIKLVTYPNMALVYLGAILGGLIGANIGRILLKKHFIKAGII, encoded by the coding sequence ATGAAAGAGCAAAAGCTGAAAATAAAGGATCTTGTCACTATCGGTGTATTTGCAGTTATATATGTGGTGATTATATTTGCTTTGGGAATGATAGGATTTTTACCTGTTTTATATCTGGTATATCCTGCACTACTCGGTATTGTAAGCGGAACTGTTATTATGTTGTTTATGGCAAAGGTACAAAAACCTTGGGCGGTGCTGATACTTGGAATGCTTACATCTGTTTTTATGATGGTAGAAGGAAATACCTATTTACTTATTATACATTCATTCGTGGTGATGCTTATAGCCGAGTTAATAAGAAGAGTAGGTAACTACAATTCATTTAAATACAATATGCTTTCATTTGCAATATTTAATACCTGGATCTGCGGTTCACTTATGCAAATGTTATGGGCTAGAGAAAAATATATTGAAATAGCAATGGTTATGGGTGAGGATTATGTGAATGCTTTGATAAAGCTTGTCACATATCCCAATATGGCATTGGTCTATCTGGGTGCTATATTAGGCGGACTTATAGGAGCGAATATAGGAAGAATATTACTTAAAAAACATTTTATAAAGGCAGGTATAATTTGA
- a CDS encoding DUF364 domain-containing protein produces MNILLQESADILKEYFGERLDKMVVERAVFGLFFSGVKLSTGHGGLCFTPVKEIPEAVCCPSSAKAMPLSGKLSGRSVKSYLDDLSHENILRKTLAIATLNALSACYWEGNKNLEYKIEIDVDSFDVMEVPKGKKSVVIGALVPMLKKLLAADADFKVLEMDSRTLKGKELEHFAPSKDANVYLPDSDLDVITGVTILNDTLPDLLAMCKPGADILVTGPTAGMIPDAFFKRGVTVMGGILVTKPDELLDVISEGGSGYHFFGKSAERIVIRNG; encoded by the coding sequence ATGAATATATTATTACAGGAAAGTGCCGATATTTTAAAAGAGTATTTTGGAGAGAGACTGGATAAAATGGTAGTTGAAAGGGCGGTGTTCGGACTGTTCTTTTCAGGAGTAAAATTAAGTACAGGTCATGGCGGTCTTTGTTTTACTCCGGTTAAGGAGATTCCGGAGGCTGTATGCTGTCCAAGTTCCGCAAAGGCTATGCCTTTATCAGGTAAACTAAGCGGTAGGAGTGTAAAGAGCTATTTGGATGATCTTTCACATGAGAATATTCTAAGAAAGACACTGGCTATTGCAACACTTAATGCACTTTCAGCTTGTTACTGGGAGGGAAATAAGAACTTGGAGTATAAAATAGAGATAGATGTAGATTCTTTTGATGTGATGGAGGTTCCCAAGGGTAAAAAAAGCGTTGTAATAGGTGCTTTGGTACCGATGCTTAAAAAGCTGCTTGCAGCAGATGCAGATTTTAAAGTTCTGGAGATGGATTCACGTACTCTAAAGGGCAAGGAGCTGGAGCATTTTGCACCTTCAAAGGATGCCAATGTGTATCTTCCGGATTCAGATCTTGATGTTATTACAGGTGTTACTATCCTTAATGATACATTACCCGATTTACTGGCTATGTGTAAGCCCGGTGCAGATATTTTGGTTACAGGTCCTACAGCCGGAATGATACCGGATGCATTCTTTAAAAGAGGCGTAACGGTAATGGGTGGTATCTTGGTGACTAAACCTGATGAGCTTCTTGATGTTATAAGCGAGGGAGGCTCAGGTTATCATTTCTTTGGGAAGAGTGCGGAAAGAATCGTGATCAGAAATGGATGA
- a CDS encoding ABC transporter ATP-binding protein — protein sequence MLTLENLSLFYEQDKKVLDDINLIVADGECVLLTGESGSGKSSIINSINGLAFEYENAKFSGSVKVNNKDLKGMELYEISLMISSVFQNPKTHFFNVDTTLELLFYLENIGLSKQEMENRMEYMLKLFPIKHLLGRSIFDLSGGEKQILCVAACYISGCKIIVLDEPSSNLDDKYIDILKEMLQILKNKGITLIIAEHRIYYLTDLADRIILVRKGELFKELTKDELLNSEKQLGLRSAIKTVLKAQNKSVGNDLNIKKLEYNFKDGSGLKIEDISFGLGNIYGIIGKNGCGKSTFIRVMTGLDDKGKSEITFDGKILNKKDRLKNSSLVMQDVNHQLFTDSVEEEIKLGVKDLSQDRLDKVLFGLELTELKDRHPMSLSGGQKQRVAIASVLCKNSRFIFFDEPTSGMDYKNMIRISKLIKEMSTKDNIIFIVSHDNEFLNETADSILCLEEFKIPASKNESNRIIYY from the coding sequence ATGCTTACATTAGAGAATCTGTCACTGTTTTACGAACAGGATAAAAAAGTACTTGATGATATCAACTTAATCGTAGCGGACGGTGAATGTGTACTTCTTACGGGAGAGAGCGGAAGCGGAAAATCTTCTATTATAAATTCTATAAACGGTCTGGCTTTTGAATATGAAAATGCCAAATTTAGCGGCAGCGTAAAGGTTAACAATAAAGATTTAAAGGGAATGGAGCTTTATGAAATATCTCTGATGATATCCAGCGTTTTCCAAAACCCAAAGACACATTTTTTCAATGTGGATACAACACTTGAACTGTTATTTTATCTTGAAAATATAGGGCTTAGTAAACAGGAAATGGAAAACCGTATGGAATATATGCTAAAGCTCTTTCCCATAAAGCACTTGCTCGGGCGTAGTATATTTGATCTTTCAGGTGGCGAAAAACAGATACTTTGTGTGGCGGCCTGCTATATTTCAGGTTGTAAGATAATAGTACTTGATGAACCTTCATCAAATCTGGATGATAAATATATTGATATATTAAAGGAAATGCTACAGATACTAAAGAATAAGGGAATTACACTTATCATTGCAGAGCATAGAATCTATTATTTGACGGATTTGGCAGATCGAATTATTCTTGTCAGAAAGGGAGAGCTTTTTAAGGAGCTTACAAAAGATGAACTGTTAAACTCTGAAAAGCAACTTGGACTTCGCTCTGCGATAAAAACAGTATTGAAAGCTCAAAATAAGTCGGTTGGAAATGATTTAAATATTAAAAAACTCGAGTACAACTTTAAAGACGGTTCGGGGTTAAAGATAGAAGATATTTCGTTTGGTCTTGGAAATATTTACGGTATTATCGGAAAAAACGGCTGCGGTAAATCCACATTTATAAGAGTAATGACAGGCCTTGATGATAAGGGAAAGAGTGAGATAACATTTGACGGGAAAATTCTAAACAAAAAAGACAGACTGAAAAATTCATCTTTGGTTATGCAGGATGTAAATCATCAGCTTTTCACAGATTCTGTAGAGGAAGAAATAAAACTTGGGGTTAAGGATTTGTCACAGGATAGATTAGATAAGGTTCTATTTGGTCTTGAACTTACAGAATTAAAGGACAGACATCCTATGAGCCTTTCAGGTGGACAAAAACAAAGAGTGGCCATTGCTTCAGTTCTATGCAAAAACTCAAGATTTATATTTTTTGATGAGCCCACAAGCGGTATGGATTATAAAAATATGATAAGAATTTCAAAGCTGATAAAGGAGATGAGTACTAAAGATAATATTATATTTATTGTTTCCCACGACAATGAATTTTTAAATGAAACCGCAGACAGTATACTTTGCCTTGAGGAATTTAAGATCCCGGCATCCAAAAATGAAAGTAATAGAATCATTTATTATTAA
- a CDS encoding Panacea domain-containing protein, which yields MSSKEYSDIIKSAISSPEYMKKKLIENRERITDTAYKKAYNAAVSMERLFSVSDNMLGVIAYIFKKLEEVTPLMLQKLLYFTQGVYLALYRKPIFVEDCRAWVHGPVYPEVYELFRDFKYNPIDDARFALLSGMEDTLKDNEKKVIELVVNTFGIYSGKVLEKITHNESPWKEARIGYGESIPSNELLSKDQIMNYYIQTNNKYGIDTEDGLSRYIHDMLNNIF from the coding sequence GTGTCGTCAAAAGAATATTCGGATATAATTAAATCTGCAATTTCATCACCAGAATATATGAAAAAGAAACTTATTGAAAACAGAGAGCGAATAACAGATACAGCATATAAAAAAGCCTATAATGCAGCTGTAAGTATGGAAAGGTTATTTTCTGTTTCTGATAACATGCTCGGGGTAATAGCATATATTTTTAAAAAGCTGGAAGAGGTAACACCTCTAATGTTGCAGAAACTATTATATTTTACTCAGGGAGTATATTTAGCGTTGTATAGGAAGCCTATATTTGTGGAGGATTGTAGGGCTTGGGTACATGGACCTGTATATCCGGAGGTTTATGAACTGTTTAGAGATTTTAAGTATAATCCTATTGACGATGCACGTTTTGCACTTTTAAGCGGAATGGAAGACACTTTGAAAGATAATGAAAAGAAAGTAATAGAGCTTGTTGTAAATACATTTGGAATATATAGTGGAAAGGTATTGGAGAAGATTACACACAATGAGTCCCCTTGGAAGGAAGCACGAATAGGATATGGTGAAAGTATTCCTTCAAATGAGCTTTTGTCAAAAGATCAAATAATGAATTATTATATTCAGACAAATAATAAATATGGAATAGACACAGAAGATGGCCTGAGTAGATATATCCATGATATGCTGAATAATATATTCTAA